A DNA window from Bacteroides cellulosilyticus contains the following coding sequences:
- a CDS encoding DNA-3-methyladenine glycosylase I, giving the protein MQDFVNGRCGWCGTDELYVKYHDQEWGNLVTDDKTLFEFLVLESAQAGLSWITILKKREGYRKAFCGFDAEQVAQMTDEDVERLMHFDGIVKNRLKIKSTITNARLFLAIQKDFGSFYEYTLSFFPDRKPIINTFQSLSEIPVSSPESDAMSKDMKKRGFKFFGSTICYAHLQAAGFVNDHLADCICRKG; this is encoded by the coding sequence ATGCAAGATTTTGTAAACGGACGCTGTGGTTGGTGCGGAACTGACGAACTGTATGTGAAATACCATGATCAAGAGTGGGGAAATTTAGTGACCGACGACAAGACACTGTTCGAGTTTCTTGTGCTGGAGAGCGCCCAGGCCGGATTAAGTTGGATAACCATCCTCAAAAAACGTGAGGGATATCGCAAAGCCTTTTGTGGTTTCGATGCCGAACAAGTAGCACAAATGACCGATGAAGATGTCGAGCGGCTGATGCATTTTGATGGTATCGTGAAGAACCGTCTGAAAATCAAATCTACCATCACAAATGCAAGGCTATTCCTCGCCATACAAAAGGACTTCGGCAGTTTCTATGAATATACACTGTCGTTCTTTCCTGATAGAAAACCGATTATCAATACCTTTCAATCCTTGAGTGAGATTCCGGTATCATCTCCCGAATCCGATGCCATGAGCAAGGATATGAAAAAACGAGGATTCAAGTTCTTCGGATCTACGATCTGCTACGCCCATTTGCAGGCTGCGGGATTCGTCAACGATCATCTGGCGGACTGTATCTGTCGAAAAGGATAA
- a CDS encoding DUF4476 domain-containing protein has translation MKTIKLTLALLAFAICMGGCAMILGIDSNTLMKIQKGMTKEEITSILGQPMHRSFDHEVEGWRYEKSISGAPGITIIDLGFVDGKVTYMDSYEKYTNPPVAVYPSVEISGTAPSRPHVTVGRVMDERDFQSLYNKVKGKPFKDDQLELLEAGIGNRGLNCKQCVRMMSIYRFDDDKLEVLKILAPNISDRENYDEIINALDFISSEEKARSILGIKK, from the coding sequence ATGAAAACAATAAAACTGACATTAGCACTACTGGCATTTGCAATCTGTATGGGTGGTTGTGCCATGATTTTAGGGATTGACAGTAATACCCTGATGAAAATTCAGAAAGGGATGACTAAAGAGGAGATCACATCCATATTGGGACAGCCGATGCACCGTAGCTTCGATCACGAAGTGGAAGGATGGAGATATGAGAAAAGTATTTCCGGAGCTCCCGGTATAACGATCATCGACCTTGGATTTGTGGACGGAAAAGTGACTTATATGGATTCTTACGAGAAGTATACCAATCCTCCTGTAGCGGTTTATCCGTCTGTGGAAATCAGTGGAACGGCTCCTTCCCGTCCGCACGTCACCGTTGGAAGGGTGATGGACGAAAGGGATTTTCAGTCGCTTTACAACAAAGTGAAAGGCAAACCTTTCAAAGACGATCAACTGGAATTATTGGAAGCCGGAATCGGTAACAGAGGATTGAATTGCAAGCAGTGTGTGCGGATGATGTCGATATACCGGTTTGATGATGACAAACTGGAAGTCCTGAAAATCTTAGCTCCGAATATTTCCGACCGGGAGAATTATGACGAGATAATCAATGCACTCGATTTTATCTCCAGTGAAGAGAAAGCAAGAAGTATTTTGGGAATAAAGAAGTAA
- a CDS encoding flavin reductase family protein, with amino-acid sequence MRKNYGAKPFSYPQPVFIIAAYDENGLPNAMNAAWGGISEMKEISICISEGHKTTANILKRKAFTVSMAEVGQVVACDYVGIVSGNKVTDKFARAGFHATRSEFVDAPLIDELSVAVECKLKDYNPETCILRGEIVNVSVDERVLDENGKVDASKVAPIIFDPFNNDYLKVGEKVGKAFSDGKALK; translated from the coding sequence ATGAGAAAAAATTATGGAGCAAAACCCTTTTCCTATCCGCAGCCGGTGTTTATCATCGCTGCTTATGATGAAAATGGACTTCCAAACGCTATGAATGCGGCTTGGGGTGGTATCAGTGAGATGAAAGAGATCAGTATTTGCATCAGCGAAGGACACAAGACCACTGCGAATATCCTGAAGCGCAAAGCATTTACAGTAAGTATGGCGGAAGTGGGGCAAGTTGTTGCCTGCGATTACGTAGGTATTGTTTCCGGCAATAAGGTAACGGACAAATTCGCCCGTGCAGGCTTCCATGCTACCCGTTCGGAGTTCGTGGATGCTCCGCTGATTGACGAACTGTCCGTAGCGGTGGAGTGCAAACTGAAAGATTACAATCCCGAAACCTGCATCTTACGTGGAGAGATCGTAAATGTAAGTGTAGACGAGCGTGTACTTGATGAAAACGGAAAAGTAGATGCTTCTAAAGTAGCTCCCATCATCTTCGATCCGTTCAACAACGACTATCTGAAGGTGGGCGAAAAGGTGGGTAAGGCTTTTTCGGATGGCAAGGCATTGAAATGA
- the fabD gene encoding ACP S-malonyltransferase: MKAFVFPGQGAQFVGMGKDLYENSALAKELFEKANDILGYRITDIMFNGTDEDLRQTKVTQPAVFLHSVISALCMGDDFKPEMTAGHSLGEFSALVAAGALSFEDGLKLVYARAMAMQKACEAQPSTMAAIIALSDEKVEEICEQVTAEGEVCVAANYNCPGQIVISGSIEGINKACELMKAAGAKRALPLKVGGAFHSPLMNPAKVELEAAINATEIHAPKCPVYQNVDALPHTDPEEIKKNLVAQLTASVRWTQTVKNMVADGATDFTECGPGAVLQGLIKKIAPEVSAHGIA; encoded by the coding sequence ATGAAAGCATTTGTATTTCCGGGTCAAGGTGCCCAATTCGTAGGAATGGGAAAAGACTTGTATGAAAACTCCGCTTTAGCAAAAGAATTGTTTGAAAAAGCCAATGATATCCTGGGATATCGCATTACGGATATTATGTTCAACGGTACGGACGAAGACCTGCGTCAGACGAAGGTAACTCAACCTGCCGTATTCCTCCACTCCGTTATCTCCGCACTTTGTATGGGTGATGATTTTAAACCTGAAATGACTGCCGGTCACTCATTGGGCGAATTCTCTGCTCTGGTTGCTGCCGGTGCATTGAGTTTCGAAGATGGATTGAAGCTGGTTTATGCTCGTGCCATGGCCATGCAGAAAGCTTGCGAGGCACAACCCTCTACAATGGCGGCTATCATTGCCCTCTCCGATGAAAAAGTAGAAGAAATCTGCGAGCAAGTAACCGCTGAAGGTGAAGTTTGCGTTGCAGCCAACTATAACTGTCCGGGACAGATCGTAATTTCCGGTTCTATCGAGGGCATCAACAAGGCATGCGAACTGATGAAGGCTGCCGGAGCGAAACGTGCTTTACCTTTAAAGGTAGGCGGTGCTTTCCACTCTCCACTGATGAATCCTGCAAAAGTTGAATTGGAAGCAGCTATCAACGCTACTGAAATCCACGCTCCCAAATGTCCGGTTTATCAGAATGTAGATGCATTGCCTCACACTGATCCGGAAGAGATCAAGAAGAATCTCGTTGCTCAGCTGACTGCTTCTGTACGCTGGACACAGACTGTTAAGAATATGGTTGCTGATGGTGCTACAGACTTCACAGAATGTGGCCCAGGTGCTGTACTGCAAGGTCTGATCAAGAAGATTGCACCGGAGGTATCTGCTCACGGTATTGCATAA
- a CDS encoding GNAT family N-acetyltransferase, whose protein sequence is MIDTDEIVLKPLLGEDILWFDRWLRKDYIYKWLCPDGEEQKEAWLDEVSNRDGKYDFMKHFIVYYKDKKIGYCLYADCFFLKDLEEEGHDFESLYGDISEKNHTYEIGYLIGEEEYLNRGIGKMIIRKLEEKIIELGGREIAADPSEENTASIKVLLSNGFKKKSDGDYRKII, encoded by the coding sequence ATGATTGATACAGACGAAATAGTATTAAAGCCTCTGCTTGGCGAAGATATATTGTGGTTTGATAGATGGTTGAGAAAAGATTATATTTACAAATGGCTATGTCCGGATGGGGAAGAACAGAAGGAGGCTTGGTTGGACGAAGTCAGTAATAGAGATGGCAAATATGACTTTATGAAACATTTTATTGTTTACTATAAGGATAAGAAGATCGGATATTGTCTTTATGCTGATTGCTTTTTCTTGAAAGACTTGGAGGAAGAAGGGCACGACTTTGAGAGTTTGTATGGAGACATATCTGAAAAGAATCATACGTACGAGATCGGATATTTGATTGGCGAAGAAGAGTATCTGAATAGAGGTATCGGTAAAATGATTATCAGGAAGTTGGAAGAAAAAATCATTGAATTGGGAGGACGTGAAATAGCGGCGGACCCTTCCGAAGAAAACACGGCTTCAATAAAGGTACTGCTAAGCAATGGGTTTAAGAAGAAAAGTGATGGGGATTACAGAAAAATAATTTAG
- a CDS encoding site-specific DNA-methyltransferase, whose protein sequence is MNKLRMQTKNQADENFTKLAALFPNAVTETIDINGNLVRAIDKDILMQEISTCVVEGRDERYQFSWPDKRKAILAANAPSTNTLRPCIKESYGDFNTTENLYIEGDNLEVLKLLQENYLNAVKLIYIDPPYNTGKEFVYSDKFSQTTSEYMLRSGQYDEDGNQLSPNMESNGRFHTDWLNMMYSRLKIARNLLTKDGVIFISIDQNEVENLKKICNELFGSTNFVGEIIWQSATDNNPRQISTEHEYILCFAKDVNFLTPWFIESDKAQKINEQYKLIKHKTTDIAEQQKQLRQWIKANEIDLKGVSHYNNVDERGVYSNSTNSSNTKPGGYTFDIIHPVTGKPCVKPAFGWRWTEKTFWDYDKVGDIEWGKDETTQPHVKKRIETVKEQFKSIYYEDGRASTKQLEQLLGGKKIFDNPKSVLLLSRIIGFAAPDDDCVILDFFSGSATTAHAVMEMNAKNGTHKKFIMVQLQEPTEPASKAGFKNICEIGKERIRQASKMLKETYPNASFDAGFRVLKLDSSNMQQVWYTPNDYVAQNLFESTVDNVKLDRTADDLLFQAMLELDCPLSSKIETTIIHGKTVYSVADGYMMACFEPGVTDEVISEIAQSKPYYFVMRDNCMANDSVAVNFEQLFKSYSPDTHLKVY, encoded by the coding sequence ATGAATAAACTAAGAATGCAAACAAAAAATCAGGCAGATGAGAACTTCACAAAACTCGCTGCACTGTTTCCAAATGCTGTGACGGAAACTATTGATATCAATGGTAACCTAGTTAGAGCTATTGATAAAGACATACTGATGCAAGAGATTTCTACATGTGTCGTAGAAGGTAGAGATGAACGTTACCAGTTCTCTTGGCCAGACAAAAGAAAAGCTATTCTTGCTGCAAATGCTCCAAGTACGAATACGCTTCGCCCTTGTATAAAAGAAAGCTATGGAGACTTTAATACAACCGAAAATCTTTATATAGAAGGTGACAATCTTGAAGTTCTTAAGCTCCTGCAAGAGAATTATTTGAATGCAGTCAAACTGATTTATATAGATCCACCTTATAATACAGGTAAAGAATTCGTATATTCAGACAAATTTTCTCAGACTACATCAGAATATATGTTGCGTTCCGGCCAATATGATGAAGATGGAAATCAGCTATCTCCAAATATGGAGTCTAATGGACGCTTCCATACTGACTGGCTTAATATGATGTATTCTCGTTTAAAGATTGCTCGCAATCTACTTACAAAAGACGGTGTAATATTTATTAGTATTGACCAGAATGAGGTTGAGAATTTGAAAAAGATTTGTAATGAACTATTTGGATCAACAAATTTTGTTGGTGAAATTATTTGGCAATCGGCTACAGATAACAACCCTCGTCAAATATCAACAGAGCATGAGTATATTCTTTGTTTTGCAAAGGATGTGAATTTCCTTACCCCATGGTTTATTGAGTCTGACAAAGCTCAAAAGATTAATGAGCAATATAAATTGATAAAGCATAAAACCACTGACATTGCTGAACAGCAGAAACAATTACGCCAATGGATAAAAGCCAATGAGATAGATTTAAAGGGAGTATCTCATTACAACAATGTGGATGAACGTGGTGTGTACAGTAATTCCACAAATTCATCTAATACAAAACCTGGTGGTTATACATTTGATATCATTCACCCTGTTACTGGTAAACCGTGTGTGAAGCCTGCATTTGGTTGGCGCTGGACTGAAAAAACTTTCTGGGATTACGATAAGGTTGGTGATATTGAGTGGGGAAAAGATGAAACAACACAACCTCACGTTAAAAAGCGAATTGAGACTGTTAAAGAACAGTTTAAAAGTATATATTACGAAGATGGTAGAGCTTCAACCAAGCAACTAGAACAATTGCTTGGTGGCAAAAAAATATTTGATAATCCAAAATCTGTTCTTTTATTAAGTCGTATTATTGGTTTTGCAGCACCAGATGATGATTGTGTTATCTTGGACTTCTTCTCTGGCTCTGCAACAACTGCTCATGCTGTAATGGAGATGAATGCAAAAAATGGTACTCATAAAAAGTTTATCATGGTACAGTTGCAGGAGCCTACTGAACCAGCAAGTAAGGCAGGTTTCAAAAATATTTGTGAGATAGGAAAAGAACGTATACGACAAGCATCTAAGATGCTAAAAGAAACATACCCCAATGCTTCGTTTGATGCTGGTTTTCGTGTGTTAAAACTAGATTCAAGTAACATGCAGCAAGTATGGTATACTCCTAACGATTATGTTGCACAGAACTTATTTGAATCTACTGTTGATAATGTAAAACTAGACAGAACAGCTGATGATTTATTATTTCAGGCTATGTTGGAATTAGATTGTCCTCTCTCAAGTAAAATTGAGACAACTATTATTCATGGTAAAACTGTATATTCAGTTGCAGATGGTTATATGATGGCTTGTTTTGAACCGGGAGTTACTGATGAAGTTATTTCTGAAATAGCTCAAAGCAAACCATATTATTTTGTAATGCGAGATAATTGTATGGCAAACGATAGTGTTGCTGTTAACTTTGAACAGTTATTTAAGTCATATAGCCCTGATACCCATCTTAAGGTATATTAA
- a CDS encoding NUDIX hydrolase has translation MQNMEHKTPLANNHISVDCVVIGFDGEQLKVLLIKRVGEEQGEIFHDMKLPGSLIYMDEDLDEAAQRVLNELTGLKNVNLMQFKAFGSKNRTKDPKDIHWLERAMESKVERIVTIAYLSLVKIDRALSRNLADFEAYWVALQDIKALAFDHNLIIKEALVYIRQYVEINPSALFDLLPRKFTASQLRTLYELIYGKPIDVRNFHKKIAMMEYVVPLEEKQQGVAHRAARYYRFDKKIYNKVRR, from the coding sequence ATGCAAAACATGGAACATAAAACCCCATTGGCAAACAATCATATCTCAGTAGACTGTGTAGTGATTGGCTTTGACGGAGAACAATTAAAGGTTCTGTTGATAAAACGTGTAGGTGAGGAGCAAGGTGAAATTTTTCACGACATGAAGCTTCCCGGAAGCCTGATCTATATGGATGAAGATCTGGATGAAGCTGCACAGCGTGTATTGAACGAACTGACAGGATTGAAGAACGTCAACCTGATGCAGTTCAAGGCATTCGGTTCCAAAAACCGGACGAAGGACCCGAAAGACATTCATTGGCTGGAACGGGCCATGGAATCGAAGGTGGAGCGTATCGTTACTATTGCTTACCTGTCATTGGTGAAGATAGACCGGGCACTGAGCCGGAATCTGGCTGATTTCGAAGCATATTGGGTGGCACTGCAAGATATTAAGGCATTGGCTTTCGACCATAATCTGATTATTAAAGAAGCATTGGTATATATCCGCCAGTACGTGGAGATTAATCCGTCGGCCTTGTTCGATCTGCTTCCCCGTAAGTTTACGGCATCACAACTGCGTACTTTATATGAATTAATATATGGCAAGCCTATTGATGTGCGGAACTTCCACAAGAAAATAGCGATGATGGAATACGTTGTTCCATTGGAGGAAAAACAACAGGGAGTTGCCCACCGTGCCGCACGCTATTATCGATTCGATAAGAAGATATATAATAAGGTAAGAAGATGA
- a CDS encoding 6-bladed beta-propeller translates to MRHSCISFLCISLFLLTACSGEKGSHDQVSTVNIDKGVEHFDVDYTSAQYQSLFKNPKTIRLETNDKCLLSANAYLLNVTPKYIVIGDKTSFYFFNAENGSFLSVMDRKGNGPEEYADIFSRFFDEEKELIYVATPNKTKLYKPDGTFVSEYPKDSISNFIGVSNGYWGTYKREYQKSHLVAFFDKDWNMKQSFFPFDAESVTGFSGGYIVPRFKDGNNQVCIVINDTLYASRKEKLIPVIAINQGKIV, encoded by the coding sequence ATGCGACACTCTTGTATTTCCTTTCTCTGCATCTCTCTTTTTCTTCTCACGGCTTGCTCCGGAGAAAAAGGTTCGCATGATCAGGTTTCTACAGTCAATATAGATAAAGGTGTCGAACACTTTGATGTGGACTACACTTCGGCACAATATCAGTCTCTTTTCAAAAATCCGAAAACGATCCGGCTGGAAACGAATGATAAATGCCTGTTGAGTGCTAATGCGTACCTCCTTAATGTGACTCCAAAGTACATAGTCATCGGAGATAAGACGAGTTTTTATTTCTTTAATGCCGAAAACGGTTCTTTTCTTTCTGTGATGGACAGGAAGGGAAATGGACCTGAAGAATATGCCGACATCTTTTCTCGCTTTTTTGATGAAGAAAAAGAGTTGATTTATGTTGCAACTCCTAATAAGACTAAATTATATAAGCCGGACGGGACATTTGTCAGCGAATACCCCAAAGATAGTATATCCAACTTTATAGGTGTATCCAACGGATATTGGGGAACCTACAAAAGAGAGTATCAGAAATCGCACTTAGTAGCCTTCTTTGATAAGGACTGGAACATGAAACAATCTTTCTTTCCTTTCGATGCAGAATCGGTGACGGGCTTTTCAGGTGGCTACATCGTGCCCAGATTCAAAGACGGAAACAACCAAGTGTGTATTGTGATTAATGATACGCTGTATGCCAGCAGAAAGGAGAAACTCATTCCCGTTATAGCCATCAATCAGGGTAAAATAGTATGA
- a CDS encoding xylulokinase has protein sequence MYLLGYDIGSSSVKASLVNAETGKCVSSAFFPKTEAAIIAVKPGWAEQNPESWWENLKLATQAVMNESGANAGEIKAIGISYQMHGLVCVDKDQNVLRPSIIWCDSRAVPYGQKAFETLGEEKCLSHLLNSPGNFTASKLAWIKENEPAIYERIYKIMLPGDYIAMKLSGEICTTVSGLSEGMFWDFKNNRVADFLMDYYGFDNSLIADIKPTFSEQGRVNAAAAKELGLKEGTPITYRAGDQPNNALSLNVFNPGEIASTAGTSGVVYGVNGEVNYDPKSRVNTFAHVNHTDEQTRLGVLLCINGTGILNSWVKRTIAPEGISYNEMNVLASQAPIGSAGISILPFGNGAERMLENKEINCSIRGLNFNLHSKQHIVRAAQEGIVFSFKYGIDIMEGMGIPVQKIHAGHANMFLSSIFRDTLAGVTGAVIELYDTDGSVGAAKGAGIGAGIYKDNNEAFATLEKLDVIEPNQAKRQEYADAYARWKHRLEKSMAK, from the coding sequence ATGTATTTATTAGGCTATGACATTGGAAGCTCGTCCGTAAAAGCGAGCCTGGTAAACGCCGAAACCGGCAAATGTGTATCTTCTGCTTTCTTTCCGAAGACAGAGGCGGCAATCATTGCAGTTAAACCGGGTTGGGCGGAACAAAATCCCGAAAGCTGGTGGGAAAATCTGAAGCTTGCCACACAGGCTGTCATGAATGAATCGGGTGCAAACGCAGGTGAAATCAAGGCAATCGGTATCTCTTATCAGATGCATGGATTGGTATGTGTGGACAAAGACCAGAATGTGCTGCGTCCTTCCATAATCTGGTGTGACTCGCGTGCTGTGCCTTACGGACAGAAAGCTTTCGAAACGCTGGGAGAAGAGAAATGTCTCTCACATCTGTTGAACTCTCCGGGTAACTTCACTGCCTCTAAACTGGCATGGATAAAGGAAAACGAACCGGCCATCTACGAACGGATTTATAAGATTATGTTGCCGGGTGATTACATCGCCATGAAGTTGAGCGGTGAAATCTGTACCACTGTTTCCGGACTTTCGGAAGGCATGTTCTGGGATTTCAAAAACAATCGTGTAGCCGACTTCCTGATGGATTATTATGGTTTCGATAACTCTCTGATTGCGGACATCAAACCCACATTCTCCGAACAAGGCCGTGTGAATGCTGCCGCAGCAAAAGAATTGGGATTAAAGGAAGGTACACCGATCACATATCGTGCAGGTGACCAACCGAATAACGCTCTTTCACTGAATGTATTCAATCCGGGAGAAATAGCTTCTACAGCAGGCACTTCGGGTGTTGTATATGGTGTGAACGGTGAAGTGAACTATGATCCGAAATCACGCGTAAATACATTCGCTCACGTAAACCATACGGACGAACAAACCCGTCTGGGTGTGTTGCTTTGCATCAATGGTACGGGTATTCTTAATTCTTGGGTGAAACGTACGATTGCTCCCGAAGGCATCTCTTACAATGAAATGAATGTACTGGCATCACAAGCTCCTATCGGTAGTGCAGGTATCAGTATTCTGCCCTTCGGTAACGGTGCGGAACGCATGCTCGAAAATAAAGAGATCAACTGCTCTATCCGTGGTTTGAACTTCAATCTGCATAGCAAGCAACACATTGTGCGTGCAGCTCAGGAAGGCATTGTATTCTCATTCAAGTATGGTATAGATATTATGGAAGGTATGGGCATCCCTGTACAGAAAATCCATGCAGGCCATGCAAATATGTTCCTTAGCTCCATCTTCCGCGATACGCTGGCAGGTGTGACGGGAGCTGTGATCGAACTGTACGATACGGATGGTTCGGTAGGTGCAGCCAAGGGAGCAGGTATCGGTGCAGGTATCTATAAAGATAATAACGAGGCATTCGCAACGCTGGAAAAACTGGATGTTATCGAGCCTAATCAGGCTAAGCGCCAGGAATATGCAGATGCTTATGCACGCTGGAAACATCGTTTGGAAAAATCAATGGCAAAATAA
- a CDS encoding sugar O-acetyltransferase, protein MKTELEKCLAGEPFNGGDKVLADMTLNAKRLLKRLNETDYADTEQRKRIFHDLFGKMGEHVHIDIDFHCEYGKHIFIGDQVIINMNCTFVDNNIIEIGDNVLIASNVQIYTATHSTKLQERVVADWETGEGICKTYALPVRINDGAWIGGGAIILPGVTIGKNSVIGAGSIVTHSIPDNCVAVGNPCRVIKQIDNEVV, encoded by the coding sequence ATGAAAACAGAATTAGAAAAGTGCTTAGCCGGAGAACCGTTTAATGGCGGTGACAAAGTATTGGCAGATATGACGCTGAATGCTAAAAGATTGTTGAAGCGGCTAAATGAAACGGACTATGCCGACACGGAACAGAGAAAGCGAATCTTTCATGATTTGTTCGGCAAGATGGGAGAACATGTTCACATCGATATTGATTTCCATTGCGAATACGGGAAGCATATTTTCATCGGTGACCAGGTTATCATCAATATGAACTGTACGTTTGTAGACAACAACATCATCGAGATAGGCGACAATGTGTTGATAGCGTCCAATGTACAGATATACACAGCCACCCACTCTACCAAATTACAAGAAAGAGTCGTGGCGGATTGGGAAACAGGAGAAGGTATTTGCAAAACCTATGCACTCCCCGTGAGAATAAATGATGGAGCGTGGATTGGTGGTGGTGCAATAATCCTACCGGGAGTGACAATTGGGAAAAACAGTGTCATAGGTGCCGGCAGTATAGTAACCCACTCTATTCCTGACAACTGCGTAGCCGTAGGAAATCCTTGCAGGGTGATTAAACAAATTGATAATGAAGTAGTTTAA
- a CDS encoding CPBP family intramembrane glutamic endopeptidase — protein sequence MFVFLSMWIIPFILLTKYGRKGIGLKRPAHWWRIGVSFLSGGVICLAIFGLFSFLYGQSVENAFVYIGGNNPSSGITGDDKLLYFTIAVIPSMIFSPIGEEFLYRGIIHGCFVPKFGETKASYFDSLAFALTHVAHFGIVYTLGTWCFLPIPALLWVFSMFIVSQVFFRCKLYCDSLWGAIAAHSGFNFVMMYGIFYLL from the coding sequence ATGTTCGTATTTTTAAGCATGTGGATTATCCCGTTCATTCTTCTTACAAAGTATGGTCGAAAAGGCATAGGGCTTAAACGTCCCGCGCATTGGTGGAGAATAGGAGTTTCTTTCCTGTCTGGCGGAGTTATTTGCTTGGCCATATTCGGTTTATTTTCTTTTCTGTATGGGCAATCTGTCGAAAACGCATTTGTATATATCGGGGGAAATAACCCCAGTAGTGGTATAACAGGAGATGATAAATTGTTGTACTTCACAATCGCTGTTATTCCAAGCATGATATTTAGTCCGATAGGCGAAGAATTCCTGTATCGAGGCATTATTCACGGGTGCTTTGTCCCTAAGTTCGGAGAGACAAAGGCTTCATACTTTGATTCACTGGCTTTTGCATTAACGCATGTAGCTCATTTCGGGATCGTTTATACACTGGGAACATGGTGCTTCTTACCGATTCCTGCTTTGCTTTGGGTGTTTTCAATGTTTATAGTCAGCCAGGTGTTTTTCAGATGCAAGCTGTATTGTGATTCACTTTGGGGAGCAATAGCGGCACATTCGGGATTTAATTTCGTAATGATGTATGGTATATTCTATTTGTTATAA